DNA sequence from the Fusarium verticillioides 7600 chromosome 2, whole genome shotgun sequence genome:
CCTCTGTAGTCCCACATTTTCCCTTGCTAAGGCAATGGATCTCGGCGCACGCGCAGCCCAGCACTCGCCCACCATCTTTGGCCTATGCCTGCCTGCCCTGCCTGGAGATTTGAATCCAATTCTCGCAGAAGGGCCGTAAGGAaaaccttctttcttctacTTCTACTTTGACTTCCcacttccatcttcttctctattCCCGCCCAGACGAACAcactcactcattcactTACATGACCCTTGTTCACACGCCAGCAGCCTCAACCCAATAAGCGATAATACCTGCGAAACTCTTACTGCATCATCATAATACGTGCAATACTTGCTGATTTCGGAACCCccgccatcgccatccgCCTATCCATTTCTCCAGACTCGCGCAGTatcaagtcaacaacaatcGCAAAGTTGCCACATCTCTATTTCGACCATCTCCTGAAAGCCCCGACGACTTCAATCACCGCAACTGGCTGGATCTGCCCATTTTCAACGAGTCGGTCGTAATTCGGTCTCTGCGCCGATACTGCCGTGCCCCTCGCTTCCGTTCGCCGTCAACTACCGGCGCCGGCCGCTGTTGCTCATCGGATCGCGAAACCCCTCGTTCCGCTCAACCCGCCACTCTCATCTCAGAAAACGATATCAACTACACAGCAATAGCCGAAATGGCTTGCGACTACCAATACGTTAAGGAGCACACGAGGGAGGGTTACGTTTTTCCCTCGCACCGCTTCCAACGATCATGTCCTCCAGACAAAACTCCGCTATGTCTCGTTGCTTGCGGCTCTTTCAGCCCAATCACCTATCTCCAGTAAGCTTACCCTGATGACTATGGCTCTTTTGACAGATCATCCGATCAAGTTCAATGCTTTCGACAAATGGGCAACGATGAAATTTGTCAATATTTGCACAAGTATTCGCTAACTTTTGAGCAGCCTTCGAATGTTTCCCATGGCTCGAGACCATGCTCACAATGAGAGTAGGTTGCGCGCTCATTGCTTCTGAAGCATCGCTGACATTATCAGATTTCGAAGTTGTTGCAGGTTTTTTGAGTCCTGGTAAGTGATGAAAATCCTACCATATATGAAACATACCTGAACTAACGAGATATCAGTCAGCGATGCCTACAAAAAGAAGGGCCTAGCTCCTGCTCATCACAGGATTGAGATGTGTAGGCTTGCGACCGAAAACAGCTCTAAGTGGCTAATGGTCGACCCATGGGAAGCTGAGAGCCCGACTTACATCCCAACGGCCAAAGTGCTTGATCACTTTGACTATGAGATCAATGAGGTCATGGGCGGTGTTGAATGCACTGACGGAAGTCGAAAGCGCTGCCGCATTGTGCTTCTTGCTGGCCTCGATCTCATCCAGACCATGTCGACTCCTGGTGTGTGGGACGAGCGTGACCTTGACCACATCCTGGGCAACTATGGCGTTTTTGCTTTGGAGCGTACAGGAACTGAAATTGATTCAACCCTGGCAAACCTGAAGCAATGGGAGAAGAATATTCACATAATTCGTCAGGTATGTTGTTCGAACCATTGCGTGGGTATTGTGATACTAACCATGGTACAGGTCGTTACCAATGACATCAGTAGCACCAAAATTCGCCTATTGCTCAAACGCAACATGTCGATTGACTACTTGATTCCTGATCTTGTAGTCAGCTACATTTTCGAAAATAATCTTTATCGGGATCTCGATATGCCTGACTCGAAGGGCAAAGAGAACGCCATTACGAATGGGCCCGATGCCGGCACCAGCACTGGTTGATTGTTTCTGTCCCGGCGGTAAACGACAGAACCAGTACCCACACAGACATCGATCCCGATACAGCTGCCGAGCTTTGAGCACGGTAGCCGAATCATCGAGAGCTCACGACATAAAGACCAGAGCCCAGGCTGTGAGCGAGAGCAGCTTGTGATCTTATGTTTGAGTCGTTGCGATTTTCAGGGTCTAAGGACCAATGTTAGTCATCGCAATGAACCATAATGGTTGAGTTGTCCTAAAGGCATCGAGTGTGGAATTCAGAAGGCgtagtgatgaggaggtggACTTTTCACTTTCCTTAATGACAGGACGTCGCTCTTGACGCAACCTGCTTTGTATCAGCGGTTGGATAAAGCGCACTTTTGAGCGGAGATATTTCCATCAATTGAGGCATACAAAGACGGGGCATCCCGCTATCTTGGGCCCAATTTGTTACTATCCATGCTTAGCAACTCGCCGGCTTCGTCGGAGGTCTCCGACTGTTGATATGCACGTGTCCTCGAAATTGAGGACGAATTGTAGGTCTTTAATTGGAGTTACCTCGGCCCGCTTCGATAGTCTTTGTTGCCTTGGTTTTAAAAAAAGAGCCTTAAGTTTAAGCTTGTTGGCAAGCCATGATTTTATAGAGAACCAGTTGGGTAACCAACATATGGAGTTTTTGCTAGATATATACCCGTTCACATCACTGGGACCAATGACACAATTTATTGTTTTCTAATGGCTGTGCCCTGAAACCTGAATGATTCCTGAATGATTTCGATTGGACGAATGATAAATCAACTGCCGCAATTTTATGAATCGCTAAGTCTTCCGTCCTTTAATGGACGGAAGATAGCTTCCTGAGACAATATCTCCGGCTCCCTCTTTCTCTGGCAAGATTGCACGAGGGCAAAGTCAACCAATGAGTGTTTCCAATCTGTTGATGATTTACAGGGGCCAAGACGAAAGAGCAACAAGGCCTCCAAAGCTACAAAAGGGACCTGCAAAAAAGGGCAAAGCGTGAACCCCCCCGGCGGTCGCACAATCGACGCTGACTGGCCACCTCCAATTTGGCGCATAGATAAACGTGCCAGATCGATAGGGCATTTGGAGGCTTGGCGGCGATACTGGACGGTTATGGCCATGGCAAATTATAGGGATAGACCTTTTGCCAAGGGGAGAGAACTCAGCGCGGAATCGCTTTCGGTGACCTTTTGGGTCTTTTGCGCCGGGGCCAAATTGGTGTAGATCCaggataggtaggtaaccCAGAGAGAGTCTTGGAGGCTATCGTGAATACAAATAGCTGAGCGCGGCCTTGTCGATCATCTTTTGAGAGCAGGGCAGTTCAAGTGTTTCTCgactcatcttcatcatgaagcttcaaTTCTTCGTCTCTTCCCTCATCAGCCCTCTGGCTGCGGCGTTGACcattgctgagatcaatGGCAACAGCTATCTCTCTTCCTACGCTGGCAAGAATGTCACTGGTGTAGAGGGTCTCGTCACAGCTGTTGGCAGCTCTGGCTTTTACCTGCGGTCAACAAAGCCTGATCGTAGCTCTGCTACCTCCGAGGGACTGTACATCTTTGGAAAATCGGCTGTGAGCAGCGCCTCTGTGGGAGATGTCATCACActtgatggtctcgttgAGGAGTACAGGTGAGTTTCGTCAACTCAGGCAGGAAGCATTGCTAACATCGTCAGGTCCAACAAAGACTATGTCTATCTCACTGAGATCTCTTCGCCCAGAAACATTATTGTTAAGTCCTCTGACAACAAATTCAAGCCCAAGGTTATTGGCAAGGACACCGGTAATCCTCCTGGCAAGCAATTCTCTAAGCTTGATGACGGCAATGTTTTTGCTGTTCCCAACAACGAGTCTCTCATCTCGGTGTCCAACCCCAAACTACAACCTAACACATACGGTCTTGACTTTTGGGAGAGTCttgttggtgagcttgtCACTGTCCCTAAGGCGTATGCTCTCAGCCGACCCAACAACTTTGGCGATTTCTGGGTCAGGGGCAACTGGAAGGTTTCTGGTCTGAACAAGCACGGTGGTCTTACCATGGTCGGCAACGGTATGTAAAACTTCTGTCTGAAGTGCTTCCTTGGCTAACAATCCAGATGCCAACCCTGAGGCCATTATCATCGGCTCACCTCTCGATGGCACCAAGAACCCTAGTGGCACCAAGCTCGGCGACTACGTTGGTGATATCACTGGCGTGGTCTCATACGCCTTTGGCTTCTATCGCATTCTTCCCCTGACTGCCACCAAGGTCAGCAAGCCTTCCAACGCTGAGCACCCTGCCGTCAGCTTCACCAGCAAGGGCTCTTGCAAGGGCATCACAGTTGCAGACTACAACACCGAGAACCTCAACCCTGCTTCTGCTCACTTGCCCCTTGTCATCAAGCAGATCGTTGAGAAGCTGCGAACTCCTgaccttcttttcctccagGAAGTTCAGGACAACAGCGGCGCTACCAATGATGGCGTCGTTTCCGCCAATCAGACTCTCGCTGCCTTGGCCGACGGTATTGAGGAGTCCAGCGGTGTTGTTTACGAATGGGCTGAGGTCGAACCTGACAACAACGAGGATGGTGGTCAGCCCGGCGGTAACATTCGCCAAGCTTATCTCTACCGTCCTGATAGAGTTGAGCTCGTCAAGCCCAATCAAGGTGGACCTAACGACGTCAACGCCGTTGTCGATGGTCCCTCGCTCAAGTACAACCCTGGACGAATTGACCCTGCCAACCCTGCCTGGGATGATAGCCGCAAGCCTCTCGTAGCTGAGTGGAAGCCTGTCAAGGGTACAAAGAAGTCTTTCTTTACCGTCAACGTCCACTTTGGTAGCAAGGGTGGCTCGACTTCCCTGCATGGAGATGCTCGCACTCCTGTGAACAAGGGTGTCGAGAAACGCACCAAGCAATCCGAAATTACTGCTGTAAGTGTGAATGTCATTATGCATAAAACCCAGCTGACAACTTGTAGAACTTTATCGCagagatcctcaagaaggacaaaaagGCCCACGTTATTGCCGCTGGTGACTTTAACGAATTTGCCGCCGTTGCACCCCTTCAGACTTTCGTCAAGACATccggtcttgttgatgctgatgaggctgccaagattcCTGAGACAGAGCGATACACATACCTCTTTGACAGTAACTGCCAGGCTCTGGATCATATGTATATCAGCAAAGAGTTGCGCAGGAGCATCAAGTATGAGCATCTGCATATCAACACTTGGCAGAATACGGCTGGTGAGGTCAGCGATCACGACCCTAGCGTTGCTATGTTTGATTTGTGTTAGATACAATGATACAGCATATGATTATATAAATAGGCAGTTAGATCCGCTTGCATCATCCCTAAACATAGATTTTATCGAATGGGTGTACCATAGCCATGAGTTTTCACTAGTCCTCGCTGCTGTCTTCGTCATCGTtagattcttcttctccttcatcttcctcttcatcgctatcatcatcttggccaggATCCGGCATAACAATGCTATTCAAAAATGAAACCTAAACTTGTCAGCATGTTCAGCAATGAAGTTAACATACAACTTACATATCCAACCATGGGACGTATAATCTCGCTGATCTTTTCTTGCGCATCATCCCGGCAGAAGATATTGTCGTCTATCTGTGTTCCAACAGTAAAGTTCCTCAACTTGAGTAGCGCAATATCACGATGTTCTGCCGTGAAACCTTTTGGCTTAGTTTTAAGCGcattctctttgttcttttctgCAAAAGCAAGGAGCGCCGCGTTGGGATCAGATTTGTTGGCAGCTTTTGGTAAGAATATGCGCTTGAATGCCTCGTCATTGAGTGCGCGGCGCCATCGATTTGGTCGTTCGTCAATGCTTGCGCGGAGTTTCTGCATTTGGTCGCCGCTGGGACACCATAACCCACCACCGATGAAAGACCTTTTAGGCTCGCAGTGAATATAGTAACAGGCGTACGGGCCTTTGCGACCAGTTCGAGACCAAGCAGCGGAGAAGTGAGGCTATAATTTTAGCTTTCCATACGATTTTTTGGTCAATTGAGCTCGTACCTTGTATGGTGTAGGGTCTTTACTGAAGCGAATGTCTCTATGGATTCGAAAAATGACGTCTTTGATGGGAAGCTCGGGGATCGTTTCATCAGCTGTTATAACGGTTTCGGATGCGCACTCAACAAAGGAGTTCCAATCCTTCAAAGCGCGACGGTATTCTCCGTCATGCGCTGTACATGTCAGTAATGATTTGGCAGCAAGTGAAGGATGGCTTACACTTCAGCCAAGGTCTCTGGTTATGGGCTTTGAGGTCTcgcaagaacaacaaggtaTTCTTGTGCAATTTGAAATCTTCATATTCTACACCATCTGtgtctctcaacttctccaatGGAATGATGGTAACTTTAGGGGgcgcatcctcatcatcatcttcgtcatcatcatcatcctcctcctcctcctcctcttcttctggctcctGAGCTAGCTCATCTTCGTAGGGTTCCTCGGATTCTTCTTTTTTAGGCGGCTTCTTTGGAGGTCTTCCACgtttctttggtggtggcgCATCACTCTCTTCTGTATCCTCACTGCCTTCGAAGTATTGACTTTTAGTGGTGGAGattctccttgagcttcgcCGGCTGCTGGTGATTTCCTCTACAGGTCGTTTTCGAGGTGGCATATTGCACAGGCTGTGATTTTGGCAATGAAAGAGTTGAAAGACAGACAGTCCCACTAATGGTGTCAATAGATAAGGTATTCTTGAGCAAAGAAAGGAAGGTCATGTCGTCATTCCCATTGTCGCGCCTGTCGACGCGTTTCGAGACGCGGGCTCACGTGAGTCGATAAAAGAGTCACGTGTCAATAGCAGGATGCGTCCGTCTAGTGGACTCGTTTTTGATCCCTCGTGTCAATGACTGACGGGAGTAACCACGGTTGGAGTACAGATAAATATTTGTGTCTCTGCCAATAAAAGTCTAAAAGTCATTCGAAACTTCAAAACAAGCAATTTTTCAATTGAGACATTATATCGGTTTCGTTTTCGGCATAGTGCATGACCTCTGCTGTTATATCATATAAGGCATATCTGATCGAGTTTCCTGGAACCAAATGACGCGCCATCTCAACGACAAGTTTGGCTTCTCTTATATCCAGGCTCTGCTTCCTGTCACCAGTGTCTCCATATCACTCAATCTGCCCCTGGTCCCCTGACCGTTCCAAGTCGGTCCTTGCATGCAAACAGTTTCTCCAGAAAGCTGATATCTCCAAGTTTCTCGATAAGCCACCTGTCGGTATCCCTCTGGTAGTCCTGTTCCTCTGGTTTGGCAGTCATTTCGACCAGGATAGCACATATGCGGGCTACGGCCTTGAGGCGCTCCCAGCACTGGCTCTCCATggcaacctcttcctctggtAGGTAAATGATCTTGCCGACCTTGAAGAGCCTCATAGACCACAGGCAATCAAACAATCCCTTCTTCGTTTCATCTGTAAGCTTTTCCTCGTACTTCTTCCAGGCTTCGACGGGGATAAGAGACCTCTCTTGCTCCGTCTGGGCAATTGCTATGCTTAGACGCTTCAGTGCCCTTTCATGCTGTTCGGGTGTTGGCTTCTGGTGCATTCGACCTAGCATCTCGAGCAGCTTTGGTTTGAAATCTTTCCACTGTTGCTCTTCGATGCCCTCAACTGC
Encoded proteins:
- a CDS encoding nicotinate (nicotinamide) nucleotide adenylyltransferase — its product is MACDYQYVKEHTREGYVFPSHRFQRSCPPDKTPLCLVACGSFSPITYLHLRMFPMARDHAHNENFEVVAGFLSPVSDAYKKKGLAPAHHRIEMCRLATENSSKWLMVDPWEAESPTYIPTAKVLDHFDYEINEVMGGVECTDGSRKRCRIVLLAGLDLIQTMSTPGVWDERDLDHILGNYGVFALERTGTEIDSTLANLKQWEKNIHIIRQVVTNDISSTKIRLLLKRNMSIDYLIPDLVVSYIFENNLYRDLDMPDSKGKENAITNGPDAGTSTG